The following proteins come from a genomic window of Campylobacter coli 76339:
- a CDS encoding Orotate phosphoribosyltransferase — MNLEQIYKDCGAYLQGHFLLSSGKHSEFYLQSAKVLENPKLAAKLCDELAKIIAEFNIEFDSICSPALGGILAGYELARACDKRFIFTERVNGEMTLRRGFEVKKGERFIICEDIITTGGSALESAKIIESLGGEVLGFAALANRGFCAVENLKNPRKPSAKLPDNLPLFTLGNFDFQIYDENDCPLCKQGSKAIKPGSRGN; from the coding sequence ATGAATTTAGAGCAAATTTATAAAGATTGTGGAGCTTATCTACAAGGACATTTTTTACTTAGTTCAGGCAAGCACTCTGAATTTTATCTTCAAAGTGCTAAAGTCTTAGAAAATCCAAAATTAGCAGCAAAACTTTGTGATGAACTTGCTAAAATTATAGCTGAATTTAATATAGAATTTGACAGCATTTGTTCCCCTGCTTTGGGAGGAATTTTAGCAGGATACGAACTTGCTAGAGCTTGTGATAAGCGCTTTATTTTTACTGAAAGAGTTAACGGAGAAATGACTCTAAGACGCGGTTTTGAAGTTAAAAAAGGTGAAAGATTTATCATTTGTGAAGATATCATCACAACGGGCGGAAGTGCTTTAGAAAGTGCTAAAATCATAGAAAGCCTAGGAGGAGAAGTTTTAGGATTTGCAGCATTAGCAAATCGCGGTTTTTGCGCAGTTGAAAATTTAAAAAATCCTAGAAAACCAAGCGCAAAACTACCTGATAATTTACCTCTTTTTACTTTAGGAAATTTTGATTTTCAAATTTATGATGAAAATGACTGTCCACTTTGCAAACAAGGAAGTAAAGCCATTAAACCAGGAAGTCGCGGAAATTAA
- a CDS encoding Putative integral membrane protein, protein MKTKAKIASRWLRFRALLIDIFLIYVPILYLFYFLLGSKEAFLNNSYITALCTFLFGFIQALFLASKAQSPGLKAYDLYLIDLKTGKKISFFRILLRYIIFIISFGLIFGLFISFLRKDKLNLHDILTQTCIVTKV, encoded by the coding sequence ATGAAAACCAAGGCAAAAATAGCCTCTAGATGGTTAAGATTTAGGGCTTTGCTTATAGATATATTTTTAATTTATGTTCCTATCTTGTATTTATTTTATTTTTTATTGGGCTCTAAGGAAGCTTTTTTAAACAACTCCTATATCACAGCCCTATGCACTTTCTTATTTGGTTTTATTCAAGCTTTATTTTTAGCCTCAAAAGCTCAAAGTCCAGGGCTTAAGGCTTATGATCTTTATTTAATCGATTTAAAAACAGGTAAGAAAATAAGTTTTTTTAGAATTTTATTAAGATATATTATATTTATTATAAGTTTTGGGTTGATTTTTGGTTTATTTATAAGTTTTTTAAGAAAAGACAAACTAAATTTACATGATATTCTAACTCAAACTTGTATAGTTACAAAGGTATAA